DNA from Fusarium musae strain F31 chromosome 7, whole genome shotgun sequence:
TTGGGCGCCCATTTTCGCTGAGCCAGCAAAGACTCGACTTTCATGGATGCGGGTGACGAAGGAAGCTTTCCCCTCAGTATTGGACGCTTGTCGAATGCATGAGACAACCTTGACGGCACTTTTGAACACGCTCCTCATGGTATCAATAGCGACGAGACTCTCTGAGGACAAGGCTCGAGCATTCTCATGTGGAACACCAATTTGTTTCAGGCAATTCCAAGATGGAAAATCCGATATTGATTGCAACAAGACGATCATGAACTGCTATGCCTACTGGCCTTTTATCTTTGAAAAGGGTCTTATTGCAAAGATCCGCCGGCAATTCAGCGATGCCAAAGCAAACCCCGATTTAGATTCGAATCTCGAAGATGCCGTTTGGGACGTTGCTAAAACCATAAGAGAAGGATTACTGTCAAAGTTGAGGCAGGGCACCAAGAATGACACAGTGGGTTTGGCCAAGTTTATCGGTGACTGGCCGTCATATTTCAAAGGGCTTAGTAAAACGCGAGAGCATGCGTTTGAAGTCAGCAACCTAGGCGCCATCCAAGGCGGCCTTCCGGTGAACAATGATGGGAAGAGCAAATGGAGTATCGATGGTGCCAGGTTCGCTCAGAGTTCGCCTTCTTTTGGAGCAGCATTGACTCTCAATGTTATCTCTACCAAAGGTGGAGAATTGGTTATAAGTAATGCTTGGCAAGAGGGaacagttgatgatgagtttgctCGGGGCGTGTCTTCTGATGTTGAGACGTGGTTGGATCGGCTGGGAAATACAGGGTGTTTCAAGTTTGCATGAGATGATCTTCCGCTAGGTCACCAGAATACGGATAACAACAAGTCTTGTCGAGATCTACGCCGTCTCGTTCTTATACTTCAATCCTTGAATAAAGAGAGGCAAAGATTCGATGGTCTATCGGATCGTGAAGTAATGAAGATACATTTACTTAGGAATAGTAATCTCAACGCTCGCACCCATAGAGCTCAGCCACTCTACCACGGAGCTGATATCATCACCCATCTTCTTATCCACATGAATCAGTGGATGCTCTGCCATACCAACTGCACCATCTCTAAGTTGTTCTCTAACCCATGGAACTCCTAAAGCCGTCCATAGCGAATGTTCAGGTTTGAAATCCTCTCTTTCCAACCATGGTCGATCAACCGTGCCAAGAATGATATCAACCATTGGAGGCCATCCTTCCGGGCCCTTCCCCTCATCTATAGTGTATGCAATAGGTGTACCGCAGCGCGCGCAGAACCAGCGACGACGCCCAGGTGAAGAAGCAAAGCCAgtcagccaagaagaaggatccaAGTTGTCCTCAAACTTTCTTCCATGTAGCCATTCAGACTCCTCGCGACCCGACGTTATAGTCGACGGGTTATCTGTCTTCTTTCTCGACGAAATCATGAATGTCAACGCGTGGAGCACAACATATTGCGCTCCGATCTGTCCCGTCGCCTCACGGCAATTGTTGCATTGACAGATGATGGAGACGGGTAGTCTGTCTTTGATATCTACCTCTTGTGATTCATATGGCAGTGCGATGCGTGATTGCCACGGAGGAACGAACACGCGATAGCGAACGGCTTTGCATTTGCAGCCGCCTTCGAAGGTGAATGTTCCTTTGCAGAACGTCATTTTGAAGAGAGTTGGTGAACATGAATTGAATGGTTGCTGAAATTGTGTTGATGGATTGGTCCGCACAAATTTAGACAGGCAATGAAGCACAAGGAGCCAAAAACAAAAGAGGTTTCGTGAGACTTCTGAATCTTGGCTGTGGAAACTGAAGATTGGGCATGATCATTCGCAGTCAGCACTAGCAAGTTGACTCCTCAGTAAAGTCAGCGTCCGTGTTCCAATTTAAGTGGCAGGATGTAAACGAGTCAATCATTGTGTCATGATTGGTTGAGATGGTGCCTCTTCAGTAAGCAGCCCGCAGAGATTATCGGCGATATTTGAGTAATCACGCGTGGTCCAATGGGAAGAATTTGGTATCTCATATACAGAGCATTATTCCCATCTTGACGTATGCATGTATCGGCTGTCAAGAGCGCAGTCACTTCTACATTTACCTCTTAGAGTTCTTTACTGGAAGGGGTCTAAAGTGTCTTTGACATTAATTCTACACCGTGAGTGTCACAGGGGGGTTGAATCATGTCTACCATCCACTTGTGCAAAAGGTGGGATGAGGAATGTTGTACTCTGGATTGTAACAGATGATTTATTAGAAAGTATGTGTATATGCCCGAATCATCCTAGGCACGGGGGTCTACAAATATGTACAGTGAGTCGCGATGTAATCAGTTGTCACCGTCAACATCGTAGGGAAACAACCATCCGTTCTCATCGTTATACTCATCCTTATGAGTGGTTCCGTGCAGAACCTCATACCTCTCCATATCGAATTCATCGTCGCCGGCCTCTCCATTGATAATCCTTCCAATTCTATGACCAATCTCACGACCCTCGGTATAGCCACCATGGACAAAACCAAAGAACTCAGTTGAACAAGCCTCGCCGGCAAACCAGAGGCGTTCCACGTTAGCACGAATATTCTGATGCTTCTCAAGAGTCATGCCTACAGGCCAGTTGCTATATGATCCGTACGCCCACCTAGACATGTTACGTTAGTTAGAGACGCATTAAGGGTTGTTGATCAACTTACGGTTCAGTGCTCCAGCGAGGGTAAGTGAATGCTGTAGGTTTGTGGACCTTCTTGTCAGGGTACATGGACTGCAGAACCTCGACGACTTGCGCCTCAGTCTCCTCGTCCGTTTGTCTCTCGACTTGGTAGGCCTGTTCGCCGGTGACCGTCGCAAAGATGATGTTAGACCCCTCGAGGAAACCTTTGCCGTTGAGCGGCTGAAACAGAGGATAGCGTCCACGCTCGATTGGATCGGCATAGAGCTGATACTGGGCATCGGTATCCCAGAATGACTCATTGAATTGcatgaagatcttggtgtATGTACCCATAGCAAATTGATCGATAGCGCTCTGTTTCCAATGGGGCAACTTGGGTTTGAACTCAACAACGTCCTTCTGCAATACACCAAGAGAAAAGGTACAGATAGCATAGCTAGCTTCGATACAGCCACCATCCTTGGTCGTAACCTTGACGCCCTTCTTGTTATACTCGATACCCTCAACGGTAGTCTTGAGGAGGAGCCGTGGGTCGTTCTCCTTAAGGAAAGTCTTGGCTTCCTGCTTCagaaaatagttataacCGCGCTGGTCGATAACTAGGTTACTGACATCGCTGAAGTAACCAAAGGTAGCGTTATCTCCAGCGACGCCAAAAACAAGACCGCTCTCATCAGGCGTCCAGGCGGCCTCAAAGTCCCATCCCCACCAATCTGCTGCCTGTGCATACATATCGTTCTTATCTGGTCTCCAGCCTCCAGTACGGAGACCAGCTCGAGCAGACAAGTCCTGCAGGTTATCCAGCAAGATTTCACCAGACTCCCCCGACGCATTCTCAAAAGCTTCATCTAGCTCGGCGATTTTGTCGGTCCAATTCTTGGCGCCCTCGTGGTCAAACGTCAAGAGGGCATCGTAATCGGCATAAGTTGTCTTCAGACCGTGCTTCTGCGCCAGTTTCCAGATGGGGTTCTCGTGCGTCTCGAGCGATCCGATGCCTTCGACCCAATTGGCACCTAGCTCGATGGTGTACGGCTTGCCGGTTTTGGCATTCCGGCCAAATTGCTGGCTTCGCAGGCGACCTCCGATATAGTCATTATGCTCAACGATAAGGAAGTCGGTGATTTTGGCTTGGGTTAGGTTCTGGGCTGCGGCAATACCAGCGACACCAGCTCCGAGAATTGCAACCTTGGTTTTTTTGCAGGTTCCTTTATCTCGAGGTGCTGCCTCGGCGGCGGTAAATAAAGCTGTAAGGACAGTCAGAAGCTGTGCTGGTGATTGCTTCATGTTGGCGGATTTTTGGTGAGGAGAGTGTCCAGGATCAGCATTTCTGAGAGCTAGAAGGAGGGAGTTTGTTCTTATACGAACTCACCCTGagagtaattaaactatCGCTCGCTCTACCGTAGCGAATACACGTAGGCTGTAATGATTCACTAGACGCGTTCGCCCAACTTCTGCCAGTGGAGCCGCGGAACTCCCCGCCCGAATGTTGGCTCGGGGAGGGCCATTGTCGATCAGATAGAGCAAAACATCCGCATCTCTAGCCGTAGTCTGGCCGCTCTGGCGGGTTCTTCTCCCCTTGGGTTATTGAAATTTTAGATATTGTaagctgttggttctgtaGCGTCCGTTAGCTCATCGGTGTTATTGCCTAGCTAAGTAGGTCCCTGACGCTGCTAACTAAAGATAAGATGGCATGACTCGCGCCAATTAGCCTTTCAGGTTAATCTCGCATCGGATCCACCGGAATCTACATGGAACAATTGCGATTAGCAAAGTCCGCGTACTCTATACCCGTTGAGGTCTAATCTAAGTCATCCTACATTCGCACTACCTTGGTCTCGACTCAGGTACAGTTTTTCGTGGCTGTGATTGCGCTTTGTTGTTCATTACGGAGTCCGGATGTTGTTCAATTTTTAACCCACCAATCCCATGCCGCTATCGTAGCACGAAAATacactattattaatttattatggACGGTGTAgtgttttatattaagtctaCACGGGTTAAGGTTATGCTCAGTGGATTCCAAACCCATTTATCCCTCTTTACGGCTAGAGATGGGGGCAAATGCATTCTCGAGACTCATCCCACCAGGTGAAATTTCGAATTTTCTAGAGCAGTGAATATCTTCAGCGCCTAAGATTATGAAACTGGACTTTGTCGTTGTTCGCCACATTATGTGCAAGTGCTCGAGCCCCCTCCCCTCCCGAGCTTGGGATGATAGCGCTCTACTAGCTTAGCCCGCTCCATTATTGATTGGTAACTTTTATCTTAAGTTAAACCTTGATGGTTAAATATAGTGCATGTCCCCCAATCCATTTTTGTCCAACCTCTGCTGCCAAACCATgtgcttctttttctttgtttgCTTCTCAGTCTTGCTGCAGAACGAAAGACTCGGATCGCTCTACCGAGCGAGCGTCTAAATGGATACCAACACTTCTATTGTAATTTTCTGCattttcctcttttttctGATTTGTATAACTGATCTCTTCAGGGTATCCAAGCCGTGCTGCTTATCTTAGCATTAGTGGTACTAGTCCTACGATGCTGGGCGAATGTTTTAATGAAGCATGCTCTATTTAGCATGCCTGACATTTTTGCTTGGCTAGGTTGGGTTTTCAGCCTAGGATGGTTCATTTGCTCAACTCTTGCCCTTCGAATTCTTATCGATAATCCTGCAGTTGGCTCTGAACTTGTAGTTAACTCAGTAGAATACTTAAAGGTATGGTACTACACGGCTGGGTGAGAGAGATTGTAAAGCTAACCAACTGCAGATAGTATTAATCGCAGAGTACTTCTTTGATACTGGGATTTACTTCCCCAAGATATCTATTATCTTGTTTTATTGGAAACTAATCCCTGGGATCTCAGGATCGCTAAGACGTGTATTGCTTGTAATCACAGTTTATCTTGGCTGTGCTCTACTTGTATCAGTGCTTGTAAACACCCTTATTTGTTTACCGTTTTCTGACAATTGGTAAAGTCGAATTGCACAACTTGTTTCATCATCTGACTAACTGATATCAGGTCTATTGAAAACCAGCTCAAGTCAGCATGGAACTCATATGCTTCGTTTTGTGTTCAGTGGGGGCTCAACTTCTCAACGGATTTATTAAGTATGTTTCATTTCTGCTACCCACTGGGAACGACTCAGCTAACGTGATTGCCGATAGTCTTTTTCTACCCCTTCTTTCTACTCAAACATCTAAAACTCCACCGAAAACAAAAGATCGCCCTTATTGGCATTTTCTCTCTAGGTGCTATCACGCTGATAGTCAGCCTATCCCGATTTATCGCCTATAATGCCACTGattttgagcttgatgaccAGTCTGGCAGTATGTCTTTCCAATCGCATCCCTGCTTAATACTGTTCTTCGGCTAACCTGGTATACAGATACCTTGTCTCTCGCCGAGATGAGTACCGCTGTTATAGTCGTGTGCCTCCCTGGCCTTCGAAGGTTTATCATGCGATCGAAATCGTCTACAAATCGCTCCTCTTCGAACCAACCCAGCGGCTATGGCGTTCACACCAAGATCACCGGAAGAGGTCAGAATGCCGAGACCCCTGCATCGCAGTACGCTAAATGGGGCGtgagagatgatgagatcgagCTGGTAACTCACATTCGCGTTTCCCATGAACGACTAAGTCCGGATGATACTCGCAGCGCGAGCGGAAAGAGTGCAACGAGCCAGACTTTCAAGATATAGTCTTTCGGATATGACATTTAGGCGTTGGTGGAAATGAAACGTGTATGACAAGCGAGGGACGCAATAGTCCTTATCATAGCATAATTAGACTTTATTTGATGATGCACAGCTCAGTACCGTTGCCGAGCCGAAGGATAGGCAAGATTCTGGCGCTACGCTTATCTTTGCAGTTGGGGTTTTGACATTGCTGTCATgggtctttttattataagctctTAACGGCAATCTCTGCGAATCATAATTTCGCTACATTACATACGCTCAAATCAAGCAGCAATACGCAAATGTCAAAGAACTGTCTCTCATTGTGAAGCCATTATAGAAGTCCCAGATCCGTGGCTAAGAACTTATACCAGCACAGAGAACTTGGTACTTCCCTGTCCTTAATCTGCTTATTATTTGGTCGTAGCATTATAATCGCTAGCTATATATCCCGAGACCAGCTTTCTTTCTACTTGCGTACTGTAGCTTATGCATTAAAGAATGTACTTAGACGAGGTCTACTGGTGTGTTTTAGATGCAATCATGGATTGTATGTGATAATCTCCGAAGCCAGAATTGTCAGCTAGGCCAGGCGGTATTATCTAGCTCCAGTGATTGCTGGGGTGTGCCGCCCTACCGATGGATAACAGACAATATAAGTTGGCCAATGGCCTTTGGTGATTATTTGGGGGCTTAGTATGCCAGAAGTGTTCTTGTAACTGTTAATTCCAATCAATCAAAGACACAGCTAATGCTTGTATCACACACCTTCCATCGACCAATGACCTCCCTGAAGGCCTGTCTGCTGATCAGCTCATGCAGGGCGCCACGAATAGGCTGAATGCACCCTTTCCAAGTTCTCCCATGATTTTCTGGAAAGGCCTTCCAATAGATTTTTGCCCTTTGGTCTTCAAGCTCCGAAGCCCGAGTTCAATATCCCAAGCAtgcttgtttttctttttcttatggCAAGGAGGTATCGGGTTTTTAATTCCATAACTTGACTTAATGGGACAAGTTATATGTTAGATGTATATCATAATCGGCATACATAATTCATGTAAGCCTCGCAATCTGCCTTCGCTATAGAGTTTTGCAGCTACCAATGGACGAAGGCCCTGTACTGCAAGTCTGCCACACATGCTCCACTCCTACAGCACACTGATATGCAGGTAAGCCCAACACTGGTTGCCTTGGTTTCCGATACACATTTGTACGAGATTCATAACATGAGAGATACAAGTCTGCCTGGTCATTTCAATCCAACCAAAACCGTAAGGCGTTCACTCCAAGAACCATACGCCTGAACAATGCCACGCGTTCCAGATATAAGATAGCGCTCCACCCAAACGTATCAGTATAGGCACTACTTTCTTAACTGTACCTCATTCGACCAATCTACTCTTCTTGGTGCTACGTCTTCGAGCCTTTGGGTCCAATTCATCTCCACAATGGCTGAGGCACTTGGGACTGCTTCCGCTATTATCACTATATGGGATCTAGTTGTCAAGGCCAAAAAAATGCATGACCAAATCAAAACTGCCCCAGGTACCTGGAAACTATACTGCGATGGCCTCGAAAGCCTAGCCCATGTAAGCAATACAGTAGCCGTACCACGAAAGCAGAAGCGTTAATGGATTCCAGGTCCAGATCGTTATCAAAGACCTAGTTCAAAGTACGCCTCAAATGGCGATTCCTATGATTCAACTCCACGAAGGCGAAACGAAAGATCTTGTGTCATTTGTTAATGACAACCTGAAGATCGTCCGAAAGCAGGCAACTAACATCTTAGACCAGCACGATCTTGTGACAAATCGGTCAACTACAGCGAATAAATTCTTCGAATGGCTCAGAATCATCAAGAAAAGCTACATGTTTATCTTGGATGAACAAGAGATAGGACCTCTAAGAGAGGCCGTCGAGTCTGCCAAGTCGACCCTCCAGCTAGCGTTGCAGTTATTATTCACAAATAAGTTCTTCTCGGGGTAAGCTTACATCGAAACCACAACTGAACAGCTTCACTAACCATGGCGCTTCATAGGGAACAACGAATGCATGATGAGCTTAAAAACATCCATGATAGTATGAAAAAGCAGGCAGGCAGGTTAAAATCGATTGAGAAGAATAGGAAACTGAGCCAAATACCGCTAAAACTCAATTGCGGAAAGGTTTCTGCATCTAGAGGCaaaaggataaaggcagcTGCATTACGGTTTGGTCGACTCACGAATAAAACCAATCATGCCTTCGAAGCCTT
Protein-coding regions in this window:
- a CDS encoding hypothetical protein (EggNog:ENOG41), with the protein product MPLILSLMTSLAMSTAVIVVCLPGLRRFIMRSKSSTNRSSSNQPSGYGVHTKITGRGQNAETPASQYAKWGVRDDEIELVTHIRVSHERLSPDDTRSASGKSATSQTFKI